One region of Miscanthus floridulus cultivar M001 chromosome 19, ASM1932011v1, whole genome shotgun sequence genomic DNA includes:
- the LOC136526817 gene encoding sucrose synthase 1-like, with translation MAAKLTRLHSLRERLGATFSSHPNELIALFSRYVNQGKGMLERHQLLTEFDALFDSDKEKYAPFEDFLRAAQEAIVLPPWVALAIRPRPGVWDYIRVNVSELAVEELSVSEYLAFKEQLVDGNSNSNFVLELDFEPFNASFPRPSMSKSIGNGVQFLNRHLSSKLFQDKESLYPLLNFLKAHNYKGTTMMLNDRIQSLRWLQSSLRKAEEYLLSVPQDTPYSEFNHRFQELGLEKGWGDTAKRVLDTLHLLLDLLEAPDPANLEKFLGTIPMMFNVVILSPHGYFAQSNVLGYPDTGGQVVYILDQVRALENEMLLRIKQQGLDITPKILIVTRLLPDAVGTTCGQRLEKVIGTEHTDIIRIPFRNENGILRKWISRFDVWPYLETYTEDVASEIMLEMQAKPDLIVGNYSDGNLVATLLAHKLGVTQCTIAHALEKTKYPNSDIYLDKFDSQYHFSCQFTADLIAMNHTDFIITSTFQEIAGSKDTVGQYESHIAFTLPGLYRVVHGIDVFDPKFNIVSPGADMSVYYPYTETDKRLTAFHPEIEELIYSDVENNEHKFVLKDKNKPIIFSMARLDRVKNMTGLVEMYGKNARLRELANLVIVAGDHGKESKDREEQAEFKKMYSLIDEYNLKGHIRWISAQMNRVRNAELYRYICDTKGAFVQPAFYEAFGLTVIESMTCGLPTIATCHGGPAEIIVDGVSGLHIDPYHSDKAADILVNFFEKCKSDPSYWDKISQGGLQRIYEKYTWKLYSERLMTLTGVYGFWKYVSNLERRETRRYLEMFYALKYRSLASAVPLSYD, from the exons ATGGCTGCCAAGCTGACTCGCCTCCACAGTCTCCGCGAACGCCTTGGTGCCACCTTCTCCTCTCATCCCAATGAGCTGATTGCACTCTTTTCCAG GTATGTTAACCAGGGCAAGGGAATGCTTGAGCGCCATCAACTGCTTACTGAGTTTGATGCCCTGTTTGATAGTGACAAGGAGAAGTATGCACCCTTTGAAGACTTTCTTCGTGCTGCTCAG GAAGCAATTGTGCTGCCCCCATGGGTTGCACTTGCTATCAGGCCAAGGCCTGGTGTCTGGGATTACATTCGAGTGAATGTAAGTGAGTTGGCTGTGGAGGAGCTGAGTGTTTCTGAGTACTTGGCATTCAAGGAACAGCTGGTGGATGGAAA TTCCAACAGCAACTTTGTGCTTGAGCTTGATTTTGAGCCCTTCAATGCCTCGTTCCCTCGTCCTTCCATGTCAAAGTCCATTGGAAATGGAGTGCAATTCCTTAACCGACACCTGTCTTCCAAGTTGTTCCAGGACAAGGAGAGCCTGTACCCATTGCTGAATTTCCTCAAAGCCCATAACTACAAGGGCACG ACGATGATGTTGAATGACAGAATTCAGAGCCTTCGTTGGCTCCAGTCCTCCCTTAGAAAGGCAGAAGAGTATCTACTGAGTGTCCCTCAAGACACTCCCTACTCAGAGTTCAACCATAG GTTCCAAGAGCTTGGCTTGGAGAAGGGTTGGGGTGACACTGCAAAGCGCGTACTTGACACACTCCACTTGCTTCTTGACCTTCTTGAGGCCCCTGATCCTGCCAATTTGGAGAAGTTCCTTGGAACTATACCAATGATGTTCAATGTTGTTATCCTGTCTCCTCATGGCTACTTTGCCCAATCCAATGTGCTTGGATACCCTGACACTGGTGGTCAG GTTGTGTACATTTTGGATCAAGTCCGTGCTTTGGAGAATGAGATGCTTCTTAGGATTAAGCAGCAAGGCCTTGACATCACCCCGAAGATCCTCATT GTTACCAGGCTGTTGCCTGATGCTGTTGGGACTACGTGCGGTCAGCGGCTGGAGAAGGTCATTGGAACTGAGCACACAGACATTATTCGTATTCCATTCAGAAATGAGAATGGTATTCTCCGCAAGTGGATCTCTCGTTTTGATGTCTGGCCATACCTGGAGACATACACTGAG GATGTTGCCAGTGAAATAATGTTAGAAATGCAGGCCAAGCCTGACCTTATTGTTGGCAACTACAGTGATGGCAACCTAGTCGCCACTCTGCTCGCGCACAAGTTGGGAGTTACTCAG TGTACCATTGCCCATGCCTTGGAGAAAACCAAATATCCCAACTCAGACATATACTTGGACAAATTTGACAGCCAATACCACTTCTCATGCCAGTTCACAGCTGACCTTATTGCCATGAATCACACTGATTTCATCATCACCAGTACATTCCAAGAAATAGCGGGAAG CAAGGACACTGTGGGGCAGTATGAGTCCCACATTGCGTTCACTCTTCCTGGACTTTACCGTGTTGTCCATGGCATTGATGTTTTTGATCCCAAATTCAACATTGTCTCTCCTGGAGCAGACATGAGTGTTTACTACCCATACACTGAAACTGACAAGAGACTCACTGCCTTCCATCCTGAAATTGAGGAGCTCATCTACAGCGATGTTGAGAACAATGAGCACAA GTTTGTGTTGAAGGACAAGAACAAGCCGATCATCTTCTCAATGGCTCGTCTTGACCGTGTGAAGAACATGACAGGCTTGGTTGAGATGTATGGTAAGAATGCACGCCTGAGAGAATTGGCAAACCTTGTGATTGTTGCTGGTGACCATGGCAAGGAATCGAAGGACAGGGAGGAGCAGGCAGAGTTCAAGAAGATGTACAGTCTCATTGATGAGTACAACTTGAAGGGCCATATCCGGTGGATCTCAGCTCAGATGAACCGTGTCCGCAATGCGGAGTTGTACCGCTACATTTGTGACACGAAGGGAGCATTTGTGCAG CCTGCATTCTATGAAGCATTCGGCCTGACTGTCATTGAGTCCATGACGTGCGGTTTGCCAACAATTGCAACCTGCCATGGTGGTCCTGCTGAAATCATTGTGGACGGGGTGTCTGGTTTGCACATTGATCCTTACCACAGTGACAAGGCTGCAGATATCTTGGTCAACTTCTTTGAGAAGTGCAAGTCAGATCCAAGCTACTGGGACAAGATCTCACAGGGTGGACTGCAGAGAATTTATGA